A window of Streptomyces sp. Je 1-332 genomic DNA:
CAGGAGCTGTCGCGTTTCACCGGGGTTCTGGGGCTCAACCCGGAAGGCGACCGCTTTCCCGAAACGGGCCAACAAGCCCCGCAGTACGTCCTGGAGGAGGTGCTGCGTGAGGCCGTCGACGAACTCGACGCCTGCCGAATCGCCTTGGGTGCGCGGGTGGTCGCCGTGAGCCAGGACGACGAACTGGCGTACGTGACCGTCGAGGACGACCGCGGGGAGCGGAGCGTCGTCACCGCGGACTACGTGATCGGGTGCGACGGCCCGCGCAGTGTCGTACGCGAACAGATCGGCTCGCGCTATGTGGGAGGGGAGGCCCTGCGCCCGAACTTCGGCATGGTCTTCGAGAGCACCGACCTCTGGAAGCACGTACGGCACGGACCGGCCGTCCAGTACTGGATCGTCAATGCGTCCACTCCGGCGCTCGTCGGACCTCTTGACCGGACGAACACCTGGTGGGCGATCGCCTTCGGCGTCGACCGGGAGACCGGGGAGCGCGAGGCCCAGCGCATCATCGAGGGGGTGGCGGGCGAGCCCGTACAGGCCGAGGTGCTCTCCACCGACCCGTGGACCGCCCGTATGCAGATCGTCGATCGCATGCGCCACGGCAGGGTGTTCCTCGCCGGGGACGCGGCACATCTCAATCCGCCGTTCGGCGGCCATGGGCTCAACACCGGCATCGGAGACGCGGTCGACCTGGGCTGGAAAGTCTCGGCTGTCCTGGCCGGCTGGGGCGGGCAGGACGTACTCGACAGCTATGCGAGCGAGCGCCGCCCCGTACAGGAACGTGTCATCCGCGAGGCGACCGCCAACATGCGCGTACTCTCCACCGAGCTCTTCGCGGACAACCTCGACGCGGCCGACCAAGCGGGTACGGAGGCTCGTCAGGCCGCGGGGGCGCGTATCCAGGAGACCAAGAAGGCGGAGTTCCACTCGCTGGACCTGGTCCTCGGCCTCCGTATCGCCGCATCACCGATCCTTCCTCCGGCATCACCCACCCTCCCCACGGAACAAGAGGGGCCGGGGAACACAAGGGCGGGCGCGCTCCTGCCCCATGTGTTCCTTGCGGACGGGCGGTCCCTGTACGACCTGCTCGCGGACCACTACACGCTCATCACCCTTGGACACGGCACGTCGGAGGCGGCCATCGTGGCGGCCGCCCATGTCCGAGGTGTCCCGCTCACCGTGGTGAACCTGCCGGAGACAGCACATCGCGACTACGCCGCTCTACTGGGCGCCCGCCTCCTCCTGATCCGCCCCGACCAAGTGGTCAGCTGGCTGGGCGACAAAGCCCCCCGGGATGTGTTCGCACTGGTCGACACACTCACCGGCCGCCAGAACCAAGCGGCAACACCGCAACACTCCTGAACGTCGCCGGGCGGCTCGAACGAATTCCGCCGTCCGAGCCGACCGACGCGGGTGACACATCCCCGCGATCCAGCGCCTGCTCGCCGCCCCTGACCCCGCCCCGGCCGCACCCTGTCCGAGGCTTCTGCCTCGCGGCCGGGGCGGACCTGCCCACCGCCCGACAGGCCCCTCCGTAAGAGCCCCTCTCCACCGAAGGAAGCAGCACATATGAGCGCTCATGAATGGACGAGACGTCAGGTCCTGAACACCGCGGCAGGTGCGGGCGTCGCGCTCGGCGGCGCATCGGCTCTCCTCGGACCCGGCGTCGCCCAGGCTCATGACGGCAAGCCCACACCAGGAAACCGAATGAAGATCATCGCCATCGAGGAAGCCATCATGCTGCCCGGGCTCATCACCCAGGGCACAGCACTGAACGGCGCGATCCCCTTCAAGCCCGAAGTCATCGCGCAGTGGATGAAGCGGCTTCCGGACGTCACCGAGTACCGCCTCGCCGACATGGACGAGAACGGCGTCACCATGCAGGTGCTCTCCCTCACGCCACCCGGTGTGCAGATGCAGCCGGACGCGGCCATCGCCGTGCGGGACGCGCAGCACGCCAACGACACGCTGGCCGGCATCATCGCCGCGCACCCCACCCGCTTCGGTGGCCTCGCCGCCCTGCCCCTCCAGAACCCCACGGCAGCCGTACGGGAAGCCCGACGCGCCATGAACGACCTCGGGATGGCGGGGTTCCTGGTCAACGGCCACACCTGCGGCCACTATTTGGACGAGCCGCAGTTCCGGGAGGTGTGGGCCGCGCTCGAGGAACTCGGCGCCGCTCTGTACCTGCATCCGACTCCCGCGGCCGCCGGTGAATGGGGTTTGCCGCAGGGCCGTCCGGAGCTCAACGGCCCCCTGTACACATGGGCGGCCGAGACGGGCGGGCACGCCCTGCGCGTCATCCTCGGCGGAGTCTTCGACGACTTCCCCGGCGCCAGGCTCATCGTGGGACACATGGGTGAGTTCCTGCCCTTCCACATGTCCCGCCTCGACGTCCAGATCGAGAACATCACCACGCGCGTGGCGCTGAAGCGCAAACCCTCCGAGTACCTCTCCGACAACATCGCCATCACCACCTCGGGCGTGATGGACGACAACATGCTGCAGGCCGCCATCAAGGCCGTGGGCATCGACAACGTCCTCTTCGCCATCGACTATCCCTTCGAGAAGAGCGCACAGGCCGTCGAGTTCCTGCGCAACGCCCACGTGCCGAACACGCACCGCAGGCAGATCGCCCACCGCAACGCCGAACGCATCCTGCACCTGTAACCCACCGCGTACGCCATTTCGAGACTCCCCCGCAGGCACCACCGCGCCCCGCACCGTGCTGAACTCGGTGCGGGGCGCGGGCGGACGCGTCGCTATAGTTGATATCGACTGCCGGACGGCCGAAGCGAGGTATACACCGTGGCGACACCCCGAGGGGCCCTCCAGCCCATCACGTCACGGTCCGTGGTCGAGCAGGCCACCGAGGAGCTGCGCCGAGCGATCCTGGCCGGCTCCCTGGCTCCCGGCGGGGAGTACTCACTGCGCGAGCTCGCCGGCATGCTCGACATCAGCTTCATTCCCATCCGCGAGGCCCTGCGCAGTCTGGAGAGCGAGGGTCTCGTCGTCATGCGGCCGGGCCGCAGCGCGATCATCGCCCCGCTCAACCTCGATGACCTGCACGGCATTTACCGCCTGCGGCGCGCCTTGGAGCCGGAGATCGCGCGACGCTCGTGCGGCCTCCTGACGGACGAGGAGCTGGACCGGCTGGACGCGCAGGCCGCCGACTTCGGCGCCAGGGATCACGGCATGGCCGACATCTACGACGACCATCACGCCTTCCACCTGGCCCTGTTGGCGCCTGCCGCCACCGTCTGGGACATCCGAGTCCTCACGACGCTCTGGCGCGCGGCCGAACGCTACATCCGCATCGGCTTCGGCCAGCTCGACCCCGATCCCGCCGAACACGAGCGGCGGGGCAAGGCGCACGCCGACCTCCTGGCCGCCTTCCGCACCCGCGACGCCGACACCGTCGCCGCCGCCGTCGAGCAGCACCTCGCCCGCAACGAGAAGATCGCCATCTCGGCCCTCTCCTGAACGCCGAGGCCATCGGGCGGTGTCCGCAACCCTTTGAGGTGGTCGCGGACACCGCCCGATGTTCTTACGAGGACGACGCACCCGCCGACTAGGGAGCGAGGGGCGCTTCGGAGGGTGTGCCGGCCTGCGCGGCGGTGGTGGACGGACGCCGGACCGTCCTGAGGCTTCCGATCAGGGCCGCGCCCAGGAACGCGGGGACCACGAAGGCGTAGAAGCCCGCCTTGGACGAGCTGATCAGCACCGTGACGGCGGCCAGATAGCTGGGGCCGACGATCGCGCCGATGCGCCCCACGCCGAGGCTGAAGCCGAGCGCGGTGCCGCGCAGGCGCGCCGGGTGCGCATGCGCCACGTAGATGTTGACAAGCGCCTGGGTGCCGAGGGCCCCGAACCCGGCGACGGCGGAGGCCACGAGGAGCAGGGGCCGCGGCTGCGGTGTGCTGAGGGTGATCATGGCCGCGGCCGCGAGCAGGAAACTGACCATCGTGGCGACCTTGAGGAGCCCTCGGTCGGCGATCAGGGCGGCCCCTATGGTGCCGATGACGGCCCCGGCGTTGAAGGCGATGGAGAACTCGAGCGACGAACTCAGGTCGTACCCCGAGTCGACCATCAGCGTGGGCAGCCAGGTGCTGGCCCCGTAGACGATGACGAGTCCGGCGAACGTGGCCGCCCAGAACAGCAGGGTCGCCCTGCGGTACTGCGGGGTGAGCAGTTGACCGAGTCGGTTGGCGGAGGCATCGGGCTCGGGCTCGGCGAGGGGGCGGCTCGGCTCGGAGGGGTTGCGTGCCGCGTGGTCCCGCACCACGGCGGGGACCAGGCGCCACACCACGGGGACCAGCACGAGGGGAATGACGCCGAAGAGGAAGAGCGTGCGGAAGTCCCCTTCCGGCAGGAGGGTCCGGCCGATGACACCGGTGATGATGCCGCCTATGGCCAACCCGGTGGTGGCGGTGCCCACTTGGAGTGCGTGGCGGGCGGGCGTCGCCGCTTCACTGACGTACGCGGTGACGAGGGGGATCAGGGCACCTATGCCCATGCCGGTGAGGAAGCGTGTCGCCGCGAACAGCGTGAGGTCACCGGCCACGGCGCTCAGGAGCATGCTCAGGGACAGCCACACCAGACTGACCACCATGGGGAGGCGGCGGCCGTACAGGTCACCGGCCCAGCCGGCGGCGATGGAACCCAACGGCATCCCCAGTGCGGTGAGACTGCCGAGCAGCCCCAGCGTCGACTTGGTGACGTCCCAGTCGGGATGGGCGAGGAGGGAGGGGCCGACCGCACCCAGGATGAAGAGGTCGTACCCCTCGATGCACAGGATGACGAGCCCGAGGGCCACCGCGGGGCCGGGGCGCGGCCCGGTCCCGGACTTGGCAGGGGTGGAGGTCATGTTCGTACTCCTCATGAGGAACCGCATGGGTGGAGAGGACACGGCGCTGCCGATGGAGGGGTGCAAGGCATGGGCTCACTCAGGCCGCAGGGCTCTGCCGTGGAGACGCATCGCTGGGCGTCGCTGTCCCTCTTGACGCTCCACCTCGCATGGCCGCACTATCACCGTAATCATCATGCTGAATTTCGCACAAGAGGAGTGACAGTGGCATCGACGTCGGTATCGGGACCGAGAAGCGTGGCACCGAAGCTCGAGGTCATCGTGGCGAGCACGCGTCCCGGCCGCGTGGGTCCGGCCATCGCAAGTTGGATCGAGGCACACGCGGTGGAACACGGTGGCTTTCCGGAGGTGGAAGTCGTCGACCTGGCGGAGCTCGACCTGCCGTTCATGAACGAACCGCTGCATCCGCGCCTCGGCCGGTACACCCACCAGCACACCCGCGACTGGAGCGCCAAGGTGAGCGAGGCGGACGCCTTCGTGTTCGTCATGCCGGAGTACAACTACGGCTACAACGCCGAACTCAAGAACGCCATCGACTACCTGCACGACGAGTGGAAGTACAAGCCCGTCGGCCTGGTCAGCTACGGGGGCGTCTCGGCGGGCACGCGTGCCGCACAGATGATCAAGCAGGTGGTCACGACGCTGAAGATGACCCCTGTCTTCGAAGCGGTCTCCATTCCCTTCGTCCAGGAGTTCATCGACGACGGCCGGTTCACCCCGAACGAGATCATGACCTCCTCGGCGAAGGCGATGCTCGACGAACTCACCCGGGTAGCCACCGCACTTGGGCCCCTGCGGACGACGGACGTACTTTCGGCACCCTGACCGGCGATCCTCGACCCCATCAGGTGATGGATGGCCACTGAAGGTTCTCCGGAGGGTTGCTGTTATCACATATAGCGGCTACTTTCGGCCCGAACCCAACCCCTCCCCCTCCCCACTCGTCTGCCAGAAAGGCACCACCATGTGCATCAGCGACAGGAATCGACGTGACTTCTTCAAGACGGCCGCCGGAGCAGGAATCGCCGTCGCAGGTGTGCAGGCGCTGGCGGTGCCCGGCACAGCTGACGCCCAGGAAGGCAAAGCTCACGCCCAGGAGCGCGCCGCCGGCTTCGGCGGCAACGTCGCGTTGACCAATGTGCGGGTATACGACGGCCGTGAGCTGACCGCCCCACGCACCGTGGTCATCGAGAACGGACGCATCGGCGTCAGCGCTTTCGGCGCACGCAGAATCGACGGCGGCGGCGCGACCCTGCTGCCCGGCCTGATCGATGCCCACATCCACCTCCAGGACGTGAGCACCCTCCAGCAACTGGCCGGCCACGGCGTCACGACCGGCCTGGACATGGCCTGTTTCCCGCCCTCGGTCGTCGACTCGCTGCGCCGACGGCCCGGCCTGACGGACATCCGCAGCGCCGGCACACCGGCCGTCGCGCCCGGCAGCCCCCAGAGTCAGCTGCCGACCTTCCCGGCGGACGCGGTCCTCACCGGACCGGAGCAGGCGGCTCAGTTCGTGCGGGCCCGGATCGCCGAAGGGTCGGACTTCATCAAGATCATCGTCGATGAGTCGGGCCTGACACAGGAAACCATCACCGCCCTGACGACGGCGGCCCACTCATCCGGCAAGCTCGTCATGGCCCACGCGACCACCGCCGCCACGGCGGAGCGGGCGCTGACCGCGGGCGTCGACATGATTCATCACGTCCCCCTCGACAGCGCGCTGCCGGCCACGGTCGCGGCACGCTACGCCTCCGACGGCACCGTCGCCGTACCCACCCTGACCATGATGCAAGGCTTCGCCGACCTCGGGATACCGGGCATGGACTACGCGGCCGCCGAGGGCAGCGTCGCCGCCCTGCGTCGGGCCGGTGCGCGAATCCTTGCGGGCACGGACGCCAACCACACGCCGGGCATACCGGTGCAGCCGCCGTTCGGCATCAGCCTGCACCACGAGTTGGAGCGGCTGATCCACGCGGGACTCACCACCCGTGAAGCGCTGAACGCCGCGACCAGCCTGCCCGCCCAGTCCTTCGGGCTGCGCGACCGCGGCGTCATCCGCCCCGGGTACCGCGCCGACCTCCTCCTCATAGGCGGCGACCCGCTCGCCGACATCACCAACACCCGTAAGATCCAGCGCGTTTGGGTCGGCGGCATCGAGTACCCCCCTGCCGTCTGAGCGGTTCTCGGACCCTCGCGGTCAACTCGTCTCCCGGCCGGGAGACGACAGACCTGACCGGAGGCCACGACGGCCTTCCGGCGCCGGACGGCGCACCCGGTCGGCAAGCTCGATGATGGCCCCGTGCGCCGCGCCTGCACGGGGCCATCATCAATTCGTCGCGCCTGTCCGGCAGTTCACCCGGTGACATCCAGTGCGGCGCGGATGATGCTGTCGGTGTCGATCTGGTGGTAGCGGTAGACCTCGTCCAGGGAGCCCGACTGGCCGAAGCGGGTCACGCCGAGCCTGCGGACCGGGACGTGATGGATGGTGGCCAGGAAGGCGAGGGTGTGCGGGTGGCCGTCCAGGACGGTCACCATCGGGGTGGCGCGTTCCGCGGGGAAGGCCTGGTCCAGGATCCAGTCGGCGGCCTCGCCGTGCCCGGCGCGGGCATCAAGGGCCTTGTAGAGGAGTCCGGGACTCGTCACGCACACGACGTCGGCCGGGACCCCCAGGCGCTGGAGGCGGTCCGCAGCGGTCAGGGCCTCGGTCACCACAGCTCCCATGGCGGCGATGGTGACCCGGGCGCCCTCCTGCCGCCGCAACGGGTAGGCGCCGGCGACCACTTGGCGGCGGCGCCGCTCCCGGGCCGCGGGGTCGGTGGGGACATCGGCGAGGGTCTGGTCGACAGGCCGGGTCGAAAGACGCAGATAGGCGGAGCCGCCGTCGGGCCTGCCGAGGCGGGACAGGGCGGACAACAGCGTCCACTCGGTGTCCAGGGCGAACGCCGGCTCCCAAGTGGTGCATCCCGGTTGCTCGATGCCGAGAGAAGGGGTCGTGATGGACTGGTGGGCGCCGCCCTCGGGCGCGAGGGTGACACCGGAAGGGGTCCCCACCAGGATCGACTGCCCACCGGCGTAGATACCGAAGGACCATGGTTCCAGGGCACGTTGAACGAAGGGGTCGTACAACACGCCGATGGGCAGCAGGGGTTCACCCCAGCGACTCCAGGTGGCCCCGAGCTCCCCCAGCAGCCCGACCAAGTTGGTCTCGGCGATGCCCAGTTCGACGTGCTGACCGGTCGGCCGCTCCCTCCAGTGCAAGATGGTCTCGGCGTCGTCGGCGAACCAGTCCACGCGCTCGGTCGGCGACCAGACGCCGACCTTGTTGACCCAGCCGCCCAGGTTGGTGGACGAACTGACGTCCGGACTGACCGTCACCACCCGCCGCGCCGCCTCGGGCGCGGTCCGGGTCAGGTCGAGCAGCACCCGGCCCAGGGCCGCCTGGGTCGTCGCCACACCCGTCGGCGTACGGCCGATGTCGCTCGGCACCACGGGAGGCTGCACCGCGGGAACGGCTTCGCGACGCAACCGCGTTGCGGTCTCCTCGCACAGGCGAGCCGCCGCAGAGTCGGCGGCGAAGCTCTCCCAGGGATTGTCCGGGTCGGCCCCCACTTCAACCGCGAGTTCAGCCATCTGCTGCTCCGTCAGCAGGGAGGAGTGGTTCTGCGGGTGTCCCTGGGTGGGCAGGCCGTACCCCTTGACGGTGTACGCGAAAATCACCGTGGGCCGGTGGTCCTCCACCGCGGACAGCGCGGTGTCGAGGGCGGCCAGATCATGACCGCCGAGATTGCGGACCGCCTCCATCAGAGTGGTGTCGTCCGTCTCGGCGAGCAGGTCCGAAACGGCCGCGGCCTCGGGTCCGGCCCCCGGCAGCCTTTCTCTCAACTCACCGGCCGAGCACCGCAGCAGGCGCTGGTACTCGGGATTGGACATGGCGTCGATGCGGGCCCGCAGGGCGTGACCTCCGGGGCGGGCCATCAACTTCTCCAGGAGGGTGCCGTACTTGAGCGTCAGCACCTGCCAGCCGGCGGCCGCGAACATGCCGTGCAGGCGGCCCGCTGCGATGTTCGGCACGACGCGGTCCAGGGACTGGCGGTTCAGGTCGACGATCCACACCAGCTCACCGAGGTCTGCGACCTGCGGGTCCAGGACCGCCTCCCACACCGCGCCTTCGTCCAGCTCCGCGTCCCCCACCAGCGCGTACTGCCGACCGGTGAAGCCACCTCGGTCGCTCTTCCCGGCGTAGCGGCGGGCCAGGGCGCCCCAGATCGTCGCCGTCACCCCGATGCCCACCGATCCGGTCGAGTAGTCGACCGGATCGGGGTCCTTGGAGCGGCTGGGATAACTCTGCAGGCCCCCGAAGGCCCGCAGGGTGGGCAGGTACGAGGCGTCCAGCTCGCCGAGCAGGTGATTGATCGCGTGCAGGACGGGCGAGGCGTGCGGCTTGACCGAAACCCTGTCCTCGGGGCGCAAATGGCGGAACCACAAGGCGGTCATGATCGACACCATGGAGGCGCACGAGGCCTGGTGCCCGCCGACCTTGAGCCCCGAGGGGTTGGGGCGCACCCGGTTGGCGTGATGCACGATCGAGCTGGACAGCCACAGGACACGGTCCTCGATCTCGTGCAGTACGTCGAGGGCTGCCGCCGTGGACCGTGGAAACGCCGGGGTCTGCGGGGAGGTGGTGGGCGCGGTGGTCCGCGGGGAGGTGGCTGGTGCGGGAGTCCGCGGGGAGTCGGATGGTGCGGTGGTCATGGCGGAACGGTCTCCTCGCGCTCGGCACACCCGGCACGCAGACGTGCGACCGACTGTGACATGGGACGTACCACGGCGGCGTGAAGAGCGCACCGGGTGTGCCCCGGCGCACGTCAGGCCGGCTGACGACCGGGGCTCGGTCGGCGGCGTGCTGCCAGGGGCGGGATCGTTGCGGACGAGGAGACCACCGGGCCAGGATGCTGCACAAGAACCTGCGAGCAATTTGCGCAGAATGCACAACCACCAGCCCTCTCAGCCCCGGAAGGTGCGCACTGTGCCCAACCCCGAACGGATCGACCCCACCGATGCGCGGCTGCTTCTGGCCCTCGCCGCTCATCCTCGTGCCACCGCGGTGGCGCTCGCCGAAGCGAGTGGGTTGAGCCGCAACACCGTCCAGGCACGTCTTGCGGCACTCGACCGCAGCGGCG
This region includes:
- a CDS encoding FAD-dependent monooxygenase yields the protein MPSTEEQRLPRRVRVLVAGGGPVGLSAAVELGRRGVECLVVEPRPTASRARPRCKTLNVRTMGHLRRWGLADRLRDRAPLATSWSQDVVFCTSLSGQELSRFTGVLGLNPEGDRFPETGQQAPQYVLEEVLREAVDELDACRIALGARVVAVSQDDELAYVTVEDDRGERSVVTADYVIGCDGPRSVVREQIGSRYVGGEALRPNFGMVFESTDLWKHVRHGPAVQYWIVNASTPALVGPLDRTNTWWAIAFGVDRETGEREAQRIIEGVAGEPVQAEVLSTDPWTARMQIVDRMRHGRVFLAGDAAHLNPPFGGHGLNTGIGDAVDLGWKVSAVLAGWGGQDVLDSYASERRPVQERVIREATANMRVLSTELFADNLDAADQAGTEARQAAGARIQETKKAEFHSLDLVLGLRIAASPILPPASPTLPTEQEGPGNTRAGALLPHVFLADGRSLYDLLADHYTLITLGHGTSEAAIVAAAHVRGVPLTVVNLPETAHRDYAALLGARLLLIRPDQVVSWLGDKAPRDVFALVDTLTGRQNQAATPQHS
- a CDS encoding amidohydrolase family protein; translation: MCISDRNRRDFFKTAAGAGIAVAGVQALAVPGTADAQEGKAHAQERAAGFGGNVALTNVRVYDGRELTAPRTVVIENGRIGVSAFGARRIDGGGATLLPGLIDAHIHLQDVSTLQQLAGHGVTTGLDMACFPPSVVDSLRRRPGLTDIRSAGTPAVAPGSPQSQLPTFPADAVLTGPEQAAQFVRARIAEGSDFIKIIVDESGLTQETITALTTAAHSSGKLVMAHATTAATAERALTAGVDMIHHVPLDSALPATVAARYASDGTVAVPTLTMMQGFADLGIPGMDYAAAEGSVAALRRAGARILAGTDANHTPGIPVQPPFGISLHHELERLIHAGLTTREALNAATSLPAQSFGLRDRGVIRPGYRADLLLIGGDPLADITNTRKIQRVWVGGIEYPPAV
- a CDS encoding GntR family transcriptional regulator, translating into MATPRGALQPITSRSVVEQATEELRRAILAGSLAPGGEYSLRELAGMLDISFIPIREALRSLESEGLVVMRPGRSAIIAPLNLDDLHGIYRLRRALEPEIARRSCGLLTDEELDRLDAQAADFGARDHGMADIYDDHHAFHLALLAPAATVWDIRVLTTLWRAAERYIRIGFGQLDPDPAEHERRGKAHADLLAAFRTRDADTVAAAVEQHLARNEKIAISALS
- a CDS encoding NAD(P)H-dependent oxidoreductase, whose translation is MAPKLEVIVASTRPGRVGPAIASWIEAHAVEHGGFPEVEVVDLAELDLPFMNEPLHPRLGRYTHQHTRDWSAKVSEADAFVFVMPEYNYGYNAELKNAIDYLHDEWKYKPVGLVSYGGVSAGTRAAQMIKQVVTTLKMTPVFEAVSIPFVQEFIDDGRFTPNEIMTSSAKAMLDELTRVATALGPLRTTDVLSAP
- a CDS encoding pyruvate dehydrogenase yields the protein MTTAPSDSPRTPAPATSPRTTAPTTSPQTPAFPRSTAAALDVLHEIEDRVLWLSSSIVHHANRVRPNPSGLKVGGHQASCASMVSIMTALWFRHLRPEDRVSVKPHASPVLHAINHLLGELDASYLPTLRAFGGLQSYPSRSKDPDPVDYSTGSVGIGVTATIWGALARRYAGKSDRGGFTGRQYALVGDAELDEGAVWEAVLDPQVADLGELVWIVDLNRQSLDRVVPNIAAGRLHGMFAAAGWQVLTLKYGTLLEKLMARPGGHALRARIDAMSNPEYQRLLRCSAGELRERLPGAGPEAAAVSDLLAETDDTTLMEAVRNLGGHDLAALDTALSAVEDHRPTVIFAYTVKGYGLPTQGHPQNHSSLLTEQQMAELAVEVGADPDNPWESFAADSAAARLCEETATRLRREAVPAVQPPVVPSDIGRTPTGVATTQAALGRVLLDLTRTAPEAARRVVTVSPDVSSSTNLGGWVNKVGVWSPTERVDWFADDAETILHWRERPTGQHVELGIAETNLVGLLGELGATWSRWGEPLLPIGVLYDPFVQRALEPWSFGIYAGGQSILVGTPSGVTLAPEGGAHQSITTPSLGIEQPGCTTWEPAFALDTEWTLLSALSRLGRPDGGSAYLRLSTRPVDQTLADVPTDPAARERRRRQVVAGAYPLRRQEGARVTIAAMGAVVTEALTAADRLQRLGVPADVVCVTSPGLLYKALDARAGHGEAADWILDQAFPAERATPMVTVLDGHPHTLAFLATIHHVPVRRLGVTRFGQSGSLDEVYRYHQIDTDSIIRAALDVTG
- a CDS encoding MFS transporter, whose protein sequence is MTSTPAKSGTGPRPGPAVALGLVILCIEGYDLFILGAVGPSLLAHPDWDVTKSTLGLLGSLTALGMPLGSIAAGWAGDLYGRRLPMVVSLVWLSLSMLLSAVAGDLTLFAATRFLTGMGIGALIPLVTAYVSEAATPARHALQVGTATTGLAIGGIITGVIGRTLLPEGDFRTLFLFGVIPLVLVPVVWRLVPAVVRDHAARNPSEPSRPLAEPEPDASANRLGQLLTPQYRRATLLFWAATFAGLVIVYGASTWLPTLMVDSGYDLSSSLEFSIAFNAGAVIGTIGAALIADRGLLKVATMVSFLLAAAAMITLSTPQPRPLLLVASAVAGFGALGTQALVNIYVAHAHPARLRGTALGFSLGVGRIGAIVGPSYLAAVTVLISSSKAGFYAFVVPAFLGAALIGSLRTVRRPSTTAAQAGTPSEAPLAP
- a CDS encoding amidohydrolase family protein, with product MSAHEWTRRQVLNTAAGAGVALGGASALLGPGVAQAHDGKPTPGNRMKIIAIEEAIMLPGLITQGTALNGAIPFKPEVIAQWMKRLPDVTEYRLADMDENGVTMQVLSLTPPGVQMQPDAAIAVRDAQHANDTLAGIIAAHPTRFGGLAALPLQNPTAAVREARRAMNDLGMAGFLVNGHTCGHYLDEPQFREVWAALEELGAALYLHPTPAAAGEWGLPQGRPELNGPLYTWAAETGGHALRVILGGVFDDFPGARLIVGHMGEFLPFHMSRLDVQIENITTRVALKRKPSEYLSDNIAITTSGVMDDNMLQAAIKAVGIDNVLFAIDYPFEKSAQAVEFLRNAHVPNTHRRQIAHRNAERILHL